The DNA sequence CTCGCCGTCGGGTCGTGGGGGATTAGTAAGGCAAACCACACTTACTCTGGCTGCGCTACCACCTCGACGAGTTCGACGCCCAGACACCGATACTGTATCTCTCCCAAGAGGAGCACACATACCTCTTCCAGCAGGGAGACATCTCCTACGACAAGCTCACGACGCGCTTAGAACTCGTTGCCGACGACCGCAACGACGAGATAATGGCGCTCCTCGTCGACGTTCCAGGCATCAACCACAAGCTCGCGCAGCGTGTCGCCATCTACTTCGACTTCGTCGAGGACATTGAGACCGCGTCACGCGAGGAGTTAGAGGAAGCTCCCGGTATCGGGCCGACGCGGGCGGCGGCGATTCAGCGCTGGATGTAGGAGTAGTTACTGGAAGGCGCGTCCCGAATCGACGTACGAGTCGTCGCTACCGACGCCTCGCTCAGACTCTTCTGGTTCTTCGACGTTGAACTCGGGCAGGTCGATAGTCGAGAAGAACGTCCGGTAGGCTTTTTGGCGGCGGCGCGTCACAGTCCGCGCAGTATCCGCGAACTCCCGAATCGTGAGCGTGTCGTAGGGAAAGACACGCCGGATAACGGCGTAGTGGAGTACGGAGCCGTTTTCTGACTGCCGAATCGTGAAGGATGTGCGGTCCGTGTGGACGAGGTCGACGATTGCGTCTGCTGCCTCGCCCATCGTTTCGCGGTCAACACTGTCGAGAACGGCGCGTGCAGCGATTGTCTCCGCAGCCTCTGAGCCCTGACCTTCGGGTGTTTGGCTCTGGTATGCGACGTCGTGCTCGACCCACTCTTTGACGTCGCGTTCGGACATCTGCTCCCGAACCGCGTTCAGGAGGTCGTAGTGAGATGTGATTGTGAGGTAGTTTGTTTCAGGGTGTCCGTAGACGACGTAACTGATACCGGCCTCGTTCTTGAAGTGGTACGCCGTACAGTCACGGCCCTCGCCGTCGGTCCAACTATCGATCTCCCCGACGAACGTGTGTTCAATCGACTGGGCATAGCCAGTAACAGTCCCAAGCGCCCCCTCAGGGTGATTCTGAGACACACTCTATAGTTCCTCTCAAGTATGATAAATTATTCCTCATCCCGATACCGCTCTTTGGCGTCTTCGACCGCTTCTCGCCAGCCGTCGAACGCTTCGAGCTGGTACGCTCTCGACACGGATGGCCCCCACCCGGGACGCTCGTTACGGTACTGCTCAATGCTCGGCCAGTCGCCGGTCTCTTCGTAGACGGCGATGATGGCGTCGAGGAGTCGTGGATACCGGTCTTCGGGAGTAGCACGTCCAGCACGGAACCCGGCTTTTTCGACGGTTACAGACGGACCCTTGTTGGGTTGAACCTTGTCGTCAGCTGATGATTGCAGCACGACCTTTTGTCGCGTGACGGCTTCGCCGTCGCTGACAAAAGCTCAACCAAAAGTCGTCGAGCCTCCCCTAGGTCACCGAACAGTATTCTTCGCTGGCCGTTCGGGTCGCAGACCTTCCTAACAGTTGTTCCAGCGGGTGTAGTTCGAACTAATAGTGTTTCAACAGAGCCGTGACAAGGACATTGACTCTAAGTGAGCGACAGTTCCTTGAGGCGCTGTCCGATGGTTTGCGACTCAGGATGTCCAGATAGACAATTCGACGACACTGCGTTTCGCCGTCGTTTATCGACCCCCTGAGAGGAGTGGAGGGAGTTCGACGTGCCTTCATAGACACCGATGTACGAAGACGA is a window from the Halarchaeum grantii genome containing:
- a CDS encoding helix-hairpin-helix domain-containing protein, whose translation is MALLVDVPGINHKLAQRVAIYFDFVEDIETASREELEEAPGIGPTRAAAIQRWM